The following is a genomic window from Sulfuricella sp..
CCAATGTCTTGGCAGAGACTAATTCGGCCAGCCTTCGTGAGTATTGGGAAACCATCATTTGCGATGGTTGTGGGAAGGACTACGACACTCGCATCATTTGCACACTTTCCGATACCAACATTAGCGTACCCAATGTTGTCGACCTTGCCTTTGACGTTCACGATCTCTTCGAGCAGGAGGATGTGGTATCAGAAATCGAGAGCACCCGACAACTGGACGTCTACCGCAAAGTATCAACGGACATAATCTCGCTTTTGCGCAATCCACATTCAGCAGAAGTCCAAGCAACATTGAACAACATGCTCTTCGCCCAAGTAGTAACCGCTATGGAAGCCTATCTTTCGAGCAGCTTTATCTCGACGGTCGTTAATGACGAAGCACTTATTCGACGCCTTGTCGAAACGGACCCTGAATTGGCGAAAAGGCAGTTCTCATTGAGGGAGATATTCACCCAATGGGAAGAGCTGAAGCACCTAGTTGCACGCCACCTCAAAGATTTGATCTTCCACGATCTCAAGAAAATCAAGCCAATGTATCTAGCCGTACTGGATATCGACTTCGGCGACGTCGCATGGCTTTTCAAGGCTGTTATCGTCCGCCATGATTGCGTTCATCGCAATGGGTTTGACAAGGCCGGGAATCAGCAACAAATCGAAAGCGATGCAATCATTGAGCTAGTAAAGCAGTGCACCCACCTTGTTGCTGAGATTGAGGAACAACTCATTGCTCGCCGAGAAACCCAACTTTCGTTTGAGGCACCTGCGCGAAAAGCCGCGCAGGCGCCTCAACTCCACGTTGGCGCTGTAGAAAATCACCATCCATCACATTACTGAATGGCCGCTGTGCACCATATTTCTGACTGCCATTTCAAGTTCTTGTCTGACCGCAAATGGCACATGGCAGCCCTTCCGGCCGATCATCAATATGGCTTCTGGCCGGCCCAGTTTCCCACGGGTGAATACTGACAGACCCAGATCTGATCCCGGCTCCCGCACACAGCCATGCCGCATCCTACGGACGTCGTCTTTTTCCATACCAGTTGGGTGTAATGTCCGCACACTTCGGAAGGTGCGCAAGCATTATCCGCATGGCGGTAATGCTTTTTTTCACTACCCCAGGCATCCACCACCGCTTTAGGATCGACCCGACGCAGCTCTCGCCTGCCATCTGACCAGATGACTGCGCTTTGCCAGAAAATATTTTCACCTGCCGCACCATTGCTGTGTTTCATGTCGCAGTCATGGCTGTTTTTTAGCTGGTCTGCCCATGCCTGCGCCGAGGAGGCCAGCTTTTTGGAATACGCGACCCCCGGAACACCGGCTTCGGCACGCCATTTATTGTGCGCCGCGACGATTCTGGCCCCATCCACCCGGCCAGGCGAAGAAGCGTCCCCCAGGGGCGGCGCGATCACTGTCTTGCTCTCACCCCAGAAAGAGGCTTCTTCGGCGAAATCGGCCTGGGCAAAACTGCCATGAACCAAAACCAGGGCGCACAATGCGCGTGAAAGATACTTCAATAACGGTTTACTCAAATCCGGCCCCATTTGCCATAAACGAAGTAAGCAGCGACCACCGGTACTCAGTCAGACACAAGAAAGGGCGTGCCAGTGGTACGCCCTTTTGGTGAAAACGACTGGAACTTATCAGTCGCGCGTCACACGTGTCACGCCACCGCCACTCAGCACACGCACCCGGTCGCCGGGGCGGATGTCTTCGTCGGCTTCCTGGGTGACGGCGATCATTCTGCCGCTATGCAGCTTGACGGTGATCTCCAAGCCGGTTTTTCTGGTCACGCCTTCTTCAATGGCAGAACCTGCCACACCACCGGCAACCGCGCCCAGAACGGCGCCGACCACGCTGCCCTTGCCGCTGCCGATACTGCTGCCGGCAATGCCGCCCACTGCGGCGCCCGCGACCGTACCCACCGGCGTCTTGGTGCCTTCAAGGTTCACCTGGCGCACGCTCTCCACCACGCCCATCTGGACTTCCTGTACCTGGCGTGCCTGCGAACGTGTATAGGCGCCGCCCGACATACTCGAAGCACATCCACCCAGAACCATTGCTGCAATCAGCATTGCACCTGCCGCTTTAATCGTGCTCATGAATTTTCCCTTCCTTAAAGTCTAAAAATATCAGATTTGCCTGGTACGCCACATGCAAAACAGTTTACCACCGCACTCCCTTCTTGCTGTGACAGCGCCTGTTACAACAAGTTTAACAGGGTGCTGGAAGCCTGATTTATACCCCCATCAACAACGCGGTTGAACATGGCATCGGGACATGCTAGTCTTCTTGTCCTGAAATTATGGCGCTATCCGACTACATTCATACATTTGGCCAACACCTGCTCCAACTTCACGGTGAGCGGGTGCACAAAATCGCCCTTGATGCAGGATTCACCTGCCCCAATCGCGATGGCGCCAAGGGCATCGGCGGCTGCACTTTCTGCAACAACAGTTCATTCAACCCCAACGGCCAACAGCCGCAAGCAATGGAAACGCAGCTGGACAGTGGACGGCGCGCCATCGCGAAGCGAACGCGCGCGAAAAAATTTCTCGCCTACTTCCAGGCCTATACCAACACCTACGCCGATGTGGCCGAGCTGGACAAGCTCTACTGCGAGGCAATGCAGGCCCGGGACATCATTGGCCTGTCTATCGGCACGCGGCCAGACTGCGTTTCGCCACAGGTGCTGGACCTGCTGGCCGGTTATCAGTCCCAGGGACGGCTCGTCTGGCTGGAACTCGGGCTGCAATCATCCTTTGACGAGACCCTGCAACGGGTCAATCGCGGGCACGGCCTGAAAGAATACCGCGATGTCGCCATTGCGGCGCGGCGGCGCGGCATTCCGGTGTGCGCCCATCTCATCCTGGGACTGCCGGGCGAGGGCGAGGACCACTACCACACCACTCTGGACAGGGTGCTCGATATTGGCGTGGACGGACTCAAACTTCACCCCCTGCATGTCGTAAAACACACGGTTCTCGCCAATCAGTGGCGGCGCGGCCAATACCAGCCGATGACGCGCGAGACTTACATCCGGCACGCCTGTGACCTGATCGAACGGACTCCGGAACATATTATTTACCACCGCGTCACCGGCACCGCGAGCAAAGACATTCTGCTCGCGCCTGAATGGTGTTCACAGAAATGGAACGTGCTCAACGGCATCGAGTGCGAACTCGCGCGACGTGGCCACCGTCAAGGCCGGTTC
Proteins encoded in this region:
- a CDS encoding glycine zipper 2TM domain-containing protein — translated: MSTIKAAGAMLIAAMVLGGCASSMSGGAYTRSQARQVQEVQMGVVESVRQVNLEGTKTPVGTVAGAAVGGIAGSSIGSGKGSVVGAVLGAVAGGVAGSAIEEGVTRKTGLEITVKLHSGRMIAVTQEADEDIRPGDRVRVLSGGGVTRVTRD
- a CDS encoding CAP domain-containing protein, which translates into the protein MSKPLLKYLSRALCALVLVHGSFAQADFAEEASFWGESKTVIAPPLGDASSPGRVDGARIVAAHNKWRAEAGVPGVAYSKKLASSAQAWADQLKNSHDCDMKHSNGAAGENIFWQSAVIWSDGRRELRRVDPKAVVDAWGSEKKHYRHADNACAPSEVCGHYTQLVWKKTTSVGCGMAVCGSRDQIWVCQYSPVGNWAGQKPY
- a CDS encoding TIGR01212 family radical SAM protein (This family includes YhcC from E. coli K-12, an uncharacterized radical SAM protein.), whose protein sequence is MALSDYIHTFGQHLLQLHGERVHKIALDAGFTCPNRDGAKGIGGCTFCNNSSFNPNGQQPQAMETQLDSGRRAIAKRTRAKKFLAYFQAYTNTYADVAELDKLYCEAMQARDIIGLSIGTRPDCVSPQVLDLLAGYQSQGRLVWLELGLQSSFDETLQRVNRGHGLKEYRDVAIAARRRGIPVCAHLILGLPGEGEDHYHTTLDRVLDIGVDGLKLHPLHVVKHTVLANQWRRGQYQPMTRETYIRHACDLIERTPEHIIYHRVTGTASKDILLAPEWCSQKWNVLNGIECELARRGHRQGRFAGLPWINEEIPDAA